In Dermacentor silvarum isolate Dsil-2018 chromosome 2, BIME_Dsil_1.4, whole genome shotgun sequence, the following proteins share a genomic window:
- the LOC119443150 gene encoding iron-sulfur cluster assembly 1 homolog, mitochondrial codes for MASKLTATVRAVGSKRLNVPQRAALVLTKTAVDRVKTLLATNKDFIGLRVGVKHRGCNGLTYVLDYATEKGKFDVEVQQDGVKVFIDTKAQLTLLGTEMDYVETELSSEFVFNNPNVKGTCGCGESFTV; via the coding sequence ATGGCATCGAAACTCACCGCTACTGTGCGTGCAGTGGGCTCCAAGCGGCTCAACGTGCCACAACGGGCCGCGCTCGTACTTACCAAAACAGCGGTGGATCGCGTCAAGACTTTGCTAGCCACGAACAAAGACTTCATCGGGTTGCGAGTTGGTGTGAAACATCGGGGCTGCAATGGCCTCACGTACGTTTTAGACTACGCCACTGAGAAAGGAAAGTTCGACGTTGAAGTGCAACAGGACGGAGTCAAAGTTTTCATCGACACCAAGGCTCAACTAACACTTCTCGGCACAGAAATGGACTACGTTGAGACAGAGCTGTCCAGCGAGTTTGTTTTCAACAACCCTAACGTCAAGGGTACCTGCGGTTGCGGCGAGAGCTTTACTGTGTGA